The following proteins are encoded in a genomic region of Schistocerca serialis cubense isolate TAMUIC-IGC-003099 chromosome 9, iqSchSeri2.2, whole genome shotgun sequence:
- the LOC126418820 gene encoding uncharacterized protein LOC126418820, producing MIDWLLKRKAEADLSMRKTKLFDIIKRHNPEEKIFEINKILKAHGHTVLRLPPHNFALNPTELAWAKLKKKERNIIADIRMTKILQLAKEGSETITQDNWRAYCLDVEKLEREYWLKDIIIEDIPDTIVINFGSGDDDDDDDDDYDRTVTLLMVTSKMRFM from the exons ATGATTGACTGGTTATTAAAACGTAAGGCTGAAGCCGATTTGtcaatgagaaaaacaaaattatttgatatAATTAAACGACATAATCCGGAAgagaaaatatttgaaatcaatAAAATACTTAAAGCTCATGGACACACTGTACTCCGACTTCCACCACACAACTTTGCCTTAAATCCAACTGAACTGGCGTgggcaaaactaaaaaaaaaagaaagaaatattattgcAGATATTCGCATGACGAAGATACTGCAGTTGGCAAAAGAAG GTTCTGAAACGATAACTCAGGATAACTGGCGTGCGTACTGCCTCGACGTAGAGAAACTAGAACGAGAGTACTGGCTTAAGGATATTATCATTGAAGACATACCAGACACCATAGTTATTAATTTTGGAAgtggtgacgacgacgacgacgacgacgacgactacgaTAGGACAGTGACTCTGTTGATGGTGACCTCTAAAATGCGATTTATGTAA